The following is a genomic window from Bacteroidia bacterium.
CCGGCGTGCTCGCATCCGCCACACCCGAGAAGGCGATGTGATGGTTCGTAAGAATGAGTCCATCCGCCGACACGAATTCCCCGGTACCACCGCCTACCTGGCAGATGGCGTCCACTAGGCTGACGCCGTCGGGATTGTAGATTTCCTTGATATCAATTTCGAGCCCTTTGGCTTTGAGATCGAGCCGGGAAATCTCGCTTAGCGGATACATCCCCTCGTCGGCCGTGAGTGTGACGGCGAGCAAAGCGGAAACGGAAAGAATCAGGGCAAGAGAAAAACGTCGCATCATCATGTGCTGCTCCTCGGTACATAAACGAAACCTGACGACCCGCAGGTCGTATAGGAAAAGATACGGAAAAGAGCCGTACGGATATATCGGAGTATGCTGTCGATTTACAATTTTTTTCTCTGATACCCGTTCGCTATATTTTTTTCAAAGCACAAGCATCCCGGCGTAGATACGCACAGAGCAGGAGAGGGCAGCCTCGAACAGACGTGTGATTGTGTCGCCGGAAGAGCATTACCTTTCACCTGACGTGAACCTGTTATGAGACGCTTCTCCCTGTTTTTCGCAGTCGCGCTGTTTTGCGCGTCCATCCCCTCCATTGCGCAAAGCGTTACCGAGACCACCGTGCCGATGTCCGATGCGGTGACGCTGGACGCATTCGTCTGCAGACCGGAGTCCCCCGCTCCGTCCGGCGGTTACCCCGCTGTGCTCTTCGTCCACGGTTTCGGCGGATCGAAAAACGACGTACGCTCGCTGGCGATGAACTATGCCGCCGACGGCTATGTGACCGTCGGGTACAGCGTGCGGGGACAAGGGCGCTCGGGCGGTGTGTTTGATTTTTTCAATTCGGAGAGACTGCTCGGCGACCTCCGCGCCATGATCGACTACACGGCCACGCAGTCGCAGGTCAATGCGTCCCGCGTCGCCGTGGTGGGTGGGTCGCAGGGCGGACTGCACGCCTGGTTCGCGGCGGCATACGACATGCCGGTACGCACGGTCGTGTCCATTATCGCCAACGGTCGCTTCGCCGACAACTGGTTGGAGAACAATGCGCTGAATTTCATGTTTTCCTACGCGGGACAGGCATCAGGCATCAACATGGATCCGACGCTCAAGGATCTGCTGAATCGGGCGAGGACTTCGGGAAAATATGACGATGTGCGCTCCTTCCTGACGCAGTACTCCACGGCCGCGCTCGAAACAGAAGTGAAAATTCCTGTAGCCATCATGGTGGCGGGACACGACATCTTTTTCAATCAAAATGCGGCCATTCGGCAATTCTCAAATCTGACCGAACCCTCGCGTTTCATCCTCTATCCGGGTGATCATGATTTGCCCGCGGAGAAGGGACAGAACAATTACGTCATGGATGTGACCAGACGCTGGTTGGCCTGGTGGCTCAAGGACGATGCCGCGGTTGCGAGCGTGGCCTCTCCCGACAGCGCCGTCGTACATTTTGACGGAGCGACGGGAGAGAGGCGCGTTTTCCGTCTGGCGGATGAGGGTTTATGGCTGGCGCCGGATGTGTCGCGGCCGGAGGTTGAGGAATTGCGACTGTACTTCAGCAACCGCGGACTGATGACGGACAAACCGGTCAATCAGGGGTATAGCAGTCTCAACTACGTACCCTTCATGGGATCGCAGCTCGCGGTATTCCGCAGCGAACCCAAAACGCGCGACGTAACCATCGCGCCCTTCAGCGGTCTCGTGACGA
Proteins encoded in this region:
- a CDS encoding alpha/beta fold hydrolase; this translates as MRRFSLFFAVALFCASIPSIAQSVTETTVPMSDAVTLDAFVCRPESPAPSGGYPAVLFVHGFGGSKNDVRSLAMNYAADGYVTVGYSVRGQGRSGGVFDFFNSERLLGDLRAMIDYTATQSQVNASRVAVVGGSQGGLHAWFAAAYDMPVRTVVSIIANGRFADNWLENNALNFMFSYAGQASGINMDPTLKDLLNRARTSGKYDDVRSFLTQYSTAALETEVKIPVAIMVAGHDIFFNQNAAIRQFSNLTEPSRFILYPGDHDLPAEKGQNNYVMDVTRRWLAWWLKDDAAVASVASPDSAVVHFDGATGERRVFRLADEGLWLAPDVSRPEVEELRLYFSNRGLMTDKPVNQGYSSLNYVPFMGSQLAVFRSEPKTRDVTIAPFSGLVTMYASATGVSYQVNVQLFDLDPAGERQAIGRGHMQVDGNTGGTQLLQFELTRMLHTLRAGHVLEAQVHGGIALIPDLSMNFGNIVVAPTVASDITLWWGGDVASMLRLYTIEAAPVSVGADAPVTGFALSANYPNPFSATTYLPVQLSSAQHVRVRVYSAAGREVAVLHDGIMEPGRHVLRFDAGTLPSGMYFCRLESASGVQSRQIMLLR